In Arthrobacter citreus, a genomic segment contains:
- the sucB gene encoding 2-oxoglutarate dehydrogenase, E2 component, dihydrolipoamide succinyltransferase, with translation MSETVNLPALGESVTEGTVTRWLKAVGDSVEVDEPLLEVSTDKVDTEIPSPVAGVIEEILVAEDETAEVGQALVRIGDGSGSADAAPAEEAPAEEAPAEEAPAEEAPAAQEAPAQEAPAAESSDSAEGTEVTLPALGESVTEGTVTRWLKAVGDDVEVDEPLLEVSTDKVDTEIPSPVAGKLLEIRVNEDDTAEVGAVLAVIGSGAAAPAKAEPKEAEPVAAASNDEREAPAAEPKKEEAPAPKQEEKKPEPKAEAPKQEAPKQEAPAASESEGTYVTPLVRKLANQHGVDLSTVKGSGVAGRIRKQDVLEAAEAKKAAESKPAAAPAASPASSSSDKAAPAQISEASAKLRGTTVKAPRIRQTIARRMVESLQVSAQLTQVQEVDMTRIAKLRTSAKESFAAQNGAKLTFLPFIAKAVTEALKQHPKLNASYDSDAQQITYHDAEHLAIAVDTEKGLLVPVINDAGDLNIAGLAKRIGDVGSRTKNGKIGPDELSGGTFTITNIGSVGALFDTPIINQPQVGILGTGAIVKRPVVLTDAEGNDTIAIRSMMYLSLSYDHRLVDGADAGRFLQTLKARLEEGNFSADLGL, from the coding sequence ATGTCTGAAACCGTGAACTTACCCGCCCTTGGTGAAAGCGTCACCGAAGGCACCGTTACCCGCTGGCTCAAGGCCGTGGGCGACAGCGTCGAGGTAGACGAGCCGCTGCTGGAAGTATCCACCGACAAGGTTGATACCGAGATCCCCTCCCCCGTTGCCGGCGTCATCGAGGAAATCCTCGTGGCCGAAGACGAAACAGCTGAAGTTGGCCAGGCGCTGGTGCGCATTGGCGATGGCTCCGGCTCCGCTGATGCGGCCCCCGCCGAGGAAGCCCCCGCCGAAGAGGCACCGGCTGAGGAAGCTCCGGCCGAAGAGGCTCCGGCAGCGCAGGAAGCTCCGGCACAGGAAGCTCCCGCTGCCGAGTCGTCCGACTCTGCTGAGGGCACTGAAGTGACCCTGCCCGCCCTGGGCGAGTCCGTCACCGAAGGCACCGTTACCCGCTGGCTGAAGGCCGTGGGCGACGACGTCGAGGTTGACGAGCCCCTGCTCGAGGTATCCACCGACAAGGTTGACACCGAGATCCCCTCCCCCGTTGCCGGCAAGCTGCTGGAAATCCGCGTCAATGAGGACGACACCGCCGAGGTTGGCGCTGTTCTGGCCGTCATCGGTTCCGGTGCCGCCGCTCCCGCGAAGGCCGAGCCGAAGGAAGCCGAGCCCGTAGCGGCAGCCTCCAACGACGAGCGCGAAGCTCCGGCAGCGGAGCCGAAGAAGGAAGAAGCGCCTGCCCCCAAGCAGGAGGAGAAGAAGCCTGAGCCCAAGGCCGAGGCTCCGAAGCAGGAAGCCCCGAAGCAGGAAGCTCCCGCGGCCTCCGAGTCTGAAGGCACCTATGTCACTCCGCTGGTGCGCAAGCTTGCCAACCAGCACGGCGTGGACCTGTCCACGGTGAAGGGTTCCGGCGTCGCCGGCCGCATCCGCAAGCAGGATGTCCTTGAGGCTGCCGAAGCCAAGAAGGCTGCTGAGTCCAAGCCCGCCGCCGCACCGGCCGCTTCCCCGGCTTCCTCGTCCTCCGACAAGGCAGCTCCGGCACAGATCAGCGAAGCAAGCGCCAAGCTGCGCGGCACCACGGTGAAGGCACCGCGGATCCGCCAGACGATCGCCCGCCGCATGGTCGAGTCGCTGCAGGTCTCGGCTCAGCTGACCCAGGTCCAGGAAGTGGACATGACGCGCATCGCCAAGCTGCGCACCTCCGCCAAGGAGTCCTTCGCCGCCCAGAACGGCGCGAAGCTAACCTTCCTGCCGTTCATCGCCAAGGCCGTGACCGAAGCGCTGAAGCAGCACCCCAAGCTGAACGCTTCCTACGATTCGGACGCCCAGCAGATCACGTACCACGACGCCGAGCACCTGGCGATCGCCGTGGACACTGAAAAGGGCCTACTGGTACCGGTCATCAACGACGCCGGCGACCTGAACATCGCGGGCCTGGCCAAGCGCATCGGCGACGTCGGTTCGCGGACCAAGAACGGCAAGATCGGACCCGACGAGCTGTCCGGCGGAACCTTCACGATCACCAACATTGGTTCCGTTGGCGCACTCTTCGACACCCCGATCATCAACCAGCCGCAGGTGGGCATCCTGGGAACCGGTGCGATCGTCAAGCGTCCCGTCGTCCTGACCGACGCCGAGGGCAACGACACCATTGCCATCCGCTCCATGATGTACCTGTCCCTGTCCTACGACCACCGTCTCGTGGACGGCGCCGATGCGGGACGCTTCCTGCAGACGCTGAAGGCACGGCTTGAAGAAGGCAACTTCTCGGCGGACCTGGGCCTGTAA
- a CDS encoding OsmC family protein has translation MATVRSAHTVWNGDLFNGKGEVTLDSSGLGTYDVTWKARAEEANGKTSPEELIAAAHSACFSMAFSNGLAEAGKTAERIETSADVTFVPGTGITESLLKVTAVVPGLTAEEFEDIAEAAKSGCPVSQALAGIKISLEATLES, from the coding sequence ATGGCTACAGTCCGCTCAGCCCACACCGTATGGAACGGCGATCTCTTCAACGGCAAGGGCGAGGTCACCCTCGACAGCTCCGGCCTGGGAACCTACGACGTCACGTGGAAGGCCCGCGCCGAGGAAGCCAACGGCAAGACCAGCCCCGAGGAGCTCATTGCCGCGGCCCACTCCGCCTGCTTCTCCATGGCTTTCAGCAACGGCCTGGCCGAAGCCGGCAAGACCGCCGAGCGGATTGAAACGTCAGCTGACGTTACCTTCGTTCCCGGCACCGGCATCACCGAAAGCCTGCTCAAGGTGACCGCTGTTGTCCCGGGCCTCACCGCCGAGGAGTTCGAGGACATCGCCGAAGCCGCCAAGAGCGGCTGCCCGGTTTCCCAGGCCCTCGCCGGCATCAAGATCTCGCTGGAGGCGACGCTGGAATCCTAG
- the crcB gene encoding fluoride efflux transporter CrcB: protein MTPLIFLVLMLAGGLGAVARFVIDGLVRSRLKTTFPWATTIINVSGSLVLGLLTGLTFMRLEPTDLSVIIGAGFLSGYTTFSTASYETVQLIKQGRFGASFISGVVMLVLSVAAALIGLGVGAAL from the coding sequence ATGACCCCCTTGATTTTTCTGGTGCTGATGCTGGCCGGCGGGCTGGGCGCCGTCGCGAGGTTCGTGATTGACGGGCTTGTCCGATCGCGACTAAAGACCACGTTCCCGTGGGCAACGACAATCATCAACGTCTCCGGATCCCTTGTGCTCGGACTGCTCACCGGACTCACATTCATGCGCCTGGAGCCGACGGACCTCTCCGTCATCATAGGCGCCGGGTTCCTGAGCGGTTATACAACCTTCAGTACTGCAAGTTACGAGACGGTGCAGCTCATTAAGCAGGGCCGCTTTGGCGCGTCGTTCATCAGCGGCGTTGTGATGCTTGTGCTCTCAGTGGCGGCCGCCCTCATCGGCCTGGGGGTGGGAGCGGCACTATAA
- a CDS encoding CrcB family protein, which produces MSANSHAAHVRWVPMALVFVGGAAGVAGREGLALVIPNLGDISVAIPVINAVGAFLLGCLYEAITRTGSTPTGGKLKLLLGTGFCGGFTTYSSLATDTALYLRDSLPWAALIYALGTVLAGACSTWAGIAVASRISTRGPGGRNDSRRGASS; this is translated from the coding sequence ATGAGCGCCAACAGCCACGCAGCACACGTGCGCTGGGTACCGATGGCGCTCGTTTTCGTTGGCGGTGCCGCCGGTGTAGCCGGACGAGAAGGCCTCGCACTGGTCATCCCGAACTTGGGTGACATCTCCGTGGCCATCCCGGTCATTAACGCGGTTGGGGCCTTTCTGCTTGGCTGCCTCTACGAGGCCATCACCCGCACGGGCAGCACGCCGACCGGCGGGAAGCTGAAGCTGCTGCTCGGGACGGGCTTCTGCGGCGGGTTCACCACCTATAGTTCGCTGGCCACCGACACTGCCCTGTACCTCCGCGACTCTCTGCCCTGGGCAGCTCTGATCTACGCACTCGGAACTGTGCTTGCAGGTGCCTGCAGCACCTGGGCGGGCATTGCCGTGGCGAGCAGAATCAGCACCCGTGGCCCGGGTGGACGGAATGACAGCCGGCGTGGGGCCTCTTCATGA